In Maridesulfovibrio bastinii DSM 16055, the genomic window GCCTCGGAGTCTGGATGTTTGCTTTAAGCGTTTCCAGAGTCTGGCCTTAAATAAGCTTCCGCAGGCTTTGCAGCACTCTATAGTAATTAACAGGCTTCGCTGTTTTGAGTTTCAAAACAGCGAAGCTTTATCATACTGGGCCTTCATGGAGCACGAGCATTGATCTGTAAAATGCTGATCAGCAGTCTGCATTTATTTATGCTGCAAATAAATTAAGTGTAAGTCCTCTGCCAAAAACTCAGGCCGATAAAAAATAGTTCCTGATCTGTGCTGAACGGTTAATTTTCCGGTTTTAGCCTAAAAAGGGACAATCGTTCTTTTTTGATTCACGGCCCCAGTAAAGTTCTGGATTTTCTTGGGGCATTGAACTAATTTCTGTCACCATATTTGGTACATATTTTGTTCCGCATACTTTTACGATCTGTGTCAGGAATTAAATTTTAATTGCAAATTTTTTACCAGCTCAGGACTTATAAAATTCCAAAGACATTCCGAGCTGGAAACGTAAGATTTTATATCTGGAGGATTTCATGGCGACTGAATCATTTCCCAACTACAGGGGTGACCTTCACTATAACTGCCTTGGCTGCGGCGCTAAGCTGGCAATTGATGAGCTTTACTATACCTGCCCTGAATGCGGATCTGTTTTTATCCTGCAGGATGACAACTTTGAAAGCCTTAAAAAGACTTCCGGAGAAGAATGGCGCAAAATATTTGATGAGCGTGCATCTACTAAAAATGATAAATTACGCGGAATTTTCAGATTTTATGAACTCTTTGCTCCTGTAATCGAAGAAGAAGATATTTTATACCTTGGTGAAGGCAATACACCTATTGTTTCATCAAGCCCTGCCCTCAACGAAGTCACCGGAGTTAAAACAGCTTTCAAAAATGACGGTCAAAATCCCAGTGCATCTTTTAAAGACCGCGGAATGGCCTGTGCATTCAGTTACCTCAATGCTCTGGTTCGTAAAAATAAATGGGATCAGGTGCTTACCGTCTGCGCATCCACAGGAGATACATCTGCTGCGGCCGCGTTATATGCTTCCTACCTCGGCGGACCGGTAAAATCTGTTGTTCTGCTGCCTCAGGGAAAAGTAACTCCACAGCAGCTTGCCCAGCCTCTAGGAAGTGGAGCTACCGTGCTCGAAATTCCGGGTGTCTTTGATGACTGCATGAAAGTTGTTGAACACCTTGCAGATAATTATCGTGTTGCCCTGCTTAATTCCAAAAACGCATGGCGCATTTTGGGTCAGGAATCTTATGCTTTTGAAGTTGCCCAGTGGTACGATTGGGACCTTAAAGACAAATGTGTATTCGTTCCCATTGGCAATGCCGGAAATATAACAGCCATCATGGCAGGATTTCTCAAGATGTACGATCTGGGCATCATTGAGACACTTCCCAGAATTTTTGGAGTGCAGTCTGAACACGCTGATCCTGTATACCGCTATTACGCCGTTGACGATCCTAAGGAACGCAATTTTGAACCTGTTGCAGTACGTCCCTCAGTTGCTCAGGCTGCAATGATCGGTAACCCGGTTTCATTCCCCAGAGTAAAATATTTTGCTGAGAGATATGAAGCTATTTCAGGCAAACAAGGATTTCAGGTTGTTCATGTGCGCGAGCAGGATATTATTGAAGGCATGCTGCTTGCCAACTCTAAAGGGCATATTGCCTGTACACAGGGTGGTGAATGCTTTGCAGGTCTGCTACAGGCCAGAAAACTTGGACTTATAGCTGACCACGAAGCAGCAATACTTGATTCCACGGCCCACCAGCTTAAATTTATCGGATTCCAGAACATGTATTATGAAAATGAATTTCCGGAAGAATATGAAATCACCCCTGACAGTTCCAGAGGCAACAAACCGGAACTGGTGATTGAGCCGGAAGTTAAAACAAGTTCAACCCCAGCTGAATACACTACGAAAGCTGCTGAAAAAGTAGTAAAAATGCTTGGACTGGAGAAAAAGTGAGTGCCTAAAAAGGAACGCGCTGATCAGATTCTTTTTTCCAATGGACACACTGAAAGCCGTGAACAGGCCAAACGCCTGATCATGGCTGGTCAGGTTCATTACTTGAAAGACGGGCAGAAGCTACCGGTAGATAAACCGGGGCAACAGCTGCCACCTGATATAGAAATGGTTGTAAAAGGTCAGGACCGATTTGTAAGCCGTGGGGGATATAAAATTCTGACCGCGATAAAAGAATTAGGTCTTGATCCTCAAGGTATGGTTGTTCTTGACGCCGGAGCATCAACTGGCGGTTTTACCGACTGCCTGCTGCAATTCGGTGCCAAAAAAGTTTATGCTGCTGACGTTGGTTACGGCCAATTGCATTGGAAGCTCAGGCAGGATGAACGGGTTGTAAATATTGAGAGGGTCAACCTGCGCCATGCCGAAGCTGACCTGATACCGGAAAAAGTGGATCTGATCGTGTGTGATGTTTCTTTCATTTCACTCACCAAAGTTCTGCCGCCACTTATGAGATTTTTAAAAGAAGGTGGTGAAATCGTGACTCTGGTCAAACCCCAGTTTGAAGTAGGTCCGGGGATGACTGATAAAGGAGTTGTGCGCGATGAATCTCTGCGCCAGCAAATGGTTGATATGATTGTCAACTTCGCCGAGACAGAACTTGGATTGCACCTTAAGGGAGTCAAACCTTCCAGCATCAAAGGTCCCAAAGGGAATCAGGAATATCTGACTTATTTTGTTGGATAAAATTAGTATATTCTGTTGTGTAACGGTCTTATTCTTTATATCTAACAACAGAGCTTATAAGCAGATCAATATAATTTATTCACTTATAATTAAGTAACATACTATAGTTATATGTAATAATTTAAAAGCCCGGGCAAATTGTCCGGGCTTTTTTACATTCTTATATATTTTAAAATTTCAATTTCAATTTCTAACAAATTTAAAATTACTAAATACATAATACAGCATATTATATTTAGCAGAGTTAGGCATGTTTTATTATTGTTACTTCTTTCAAGTATTCAAAATTTAAAATCATCATATTAAAGACTAATATTTTTTAAAATTAAAACTATATAATAATGTAATTAAGACATTACAATATCATATTATATTTTATTTACTCTTTATTATATAATTTTATGATGTGTTAATTTTATATATTTTAATTTTAAATCAAAAACAACTGTAATATATATGTTGTTTTTTTGATTTTATTATATTCCAATAAATATACCTACACACATGTATGGATAAATCCTTCAGCTATCGAATACATAAAATTAAAATAAAACCTAGTATCTATGCACTACTAAATAATATCTTTACATTTTTATACAATATGACTATCTGACTCAGGGACTTGAGCACAGGAGGAAGATGCTCAGGTTTACGGCACGGTGCCATATGTGCCGATTATTTTTATTAAGGAGTGGTCATGAAGAATTTTTTTAAAGCGAAACTGTTGTATTGCGCCTTGCTGACTTTCTGTTTCGCTATGGTTACGGTCTGTTCTGGTAAAGTATACGCCTCCGGGTTTGCATTGTATGAATGGAGCGCGAGAGGTAATGCACTTGGCGGAACCCTTGTTGCCAGGGCCGATGATCCCTCTGCCGTAGCCTATAACCCTGCCGGTATTACACAGCTTAATGGAACGCAGACATTAGCTGGTTTCACCACGCTGACTCTAACCAACAGTCTGATTACAAATTATGGTGGAGATGAAAAAAACGAGAGTCTTAAAGAACAGTATTATCTGGCTCCACACGCCTATTTAACACATCAAATTAATGATAATGCATGGTTCGGACTTGGACTTTACTCCAAATACGGTCTCGGAACCAAATACTCTGAAACTTGGCGTGGAAGATACTCATCTTATGACACTTCTATTGAAACATATTCTGTCAACCCGAACCTTGCATACAAGTTCAATAAATATTTTTCAGCCGCAATAGGCATGGAACTGATGTATGTAAAAGCTGACCTGCGCTGCAAAAGAGACCCTACCGGAGTTAACAACCCTGATTCTTCAGGAGCTACAGACATAGACCAGCGTATCCGTGTTGACGGAATTACTCCCGGATTCAACGCAGCTTTAAGGGTAACCCCCAATGATCAGTGGGCCATTGGCTTTGTATATCGCAGCCAGATGAATCATCATGCCAAGGGTGATGTCACTTATGATTCTCCAGCAGGCATAAGCTCCCCACTCTACTTCAATGACACAAACGTCACTATGGCGATGTCCACACCGAACACATATTCTATTGGTGTGGCCTACAAACCATTCGAGAATTTCAGTATTGAAGGTGACGCCATATTCTCACAGTGGAGTTCATTTAAAAATCTGTCATACCGTTTCGAGAGTGCTACAGCTATCGGCAGAAAAGAAGCTGACGTAGCAAAGAAATGGAGTGATGTCTGGAGATTTCAGCTGGGTGTAGAATATTCCCCTGTTGAGGATCTGGATTTACGAGTTGGATATGTTTATGACCAAAGCCCTATCCGTGACGGCTATGAAGATTACATGATGCCCACAAATGACCGTCAGATCATTTCAACCGGTGTCGGTCTTCACTTCGGAGAAACAGTTCTGGACCTTTCTTACAGTTATCTGTGGATGAAAGATAGAAAAATTGAAGCTCGCGCGGGTTCAGGGGTTCTTGATACGACCTCAACAAACAACCAGTCCCACATGTTCGCAGCCAGCTTAAAATGTACATTTTAAAATTAAAACAATGAATTAAAGCCGGATCAGAAGTTAAAAATTCTGATCCGGCTTTTTTTATAACCTTTCTGTGTTCCTGAATATCAAGGGGGGGGAGATAACAGGAACCAGCTGATTATCTATAAGTTACCTGCCGATACCAAGATCAAGTTTCATATCCTCAGGAGCTTTAAGTTCAACTCCATATTCTATTGAACTTTTAGAAGATGCCGGAATTTCAATTTCCCAGACAAATTTTCTATTTTCGGTTTCAGCCTTAGGTTTAGATTCTGTTTCAATCTCAATTCTCTTATCACCAACAACCGGGAATGGCTCTTCAACTTTTATTTTTCGGGCTGAATTCCTACTGTTGGTTATTGTCATAGCATATTTCCAGCTATATGTCTGGTCTGATCCAAACAGACCTTTTTCACCGGAAGCTTTTTGAATTGTTTTAAACTCAGCTTTGAGTAACGGGTCGGAACCAAAAAACATTTCAACTGTTTTTCCTGTCAGATCAAGCTGTATGCTGCCCAGCATTGTTCCTTCCATGTAAATAAAAGCCGTACCTCTGGGAAGATCCTTAGCTTCAGCATGTGTAACCGATGCTGATACAAAAACCTCCGAACCAAGCGAAGGCCTTGTCAGATATGAAAAATCAGCATTCCAGACTTCCTTACTCATATTGAAAAGCCTGCTCTCCCCTGCGGGGATATTGCGCTTGCCAAGTTTCCATAATGAATAGGTGGCCTTATGCTGAACGCTTGGTGCTGAGTAGGTATTTTTTGAACGTTTTACCGCAGCTTCCTGCACCATCATTACCCCGCGCCCTACAACCGGAGCATTATCCATCACCCGGTCCGGCCTGATATTCCAGTTTGGCAGGTATGGCGGAGAAATTCGTGATCCCGGTC contains:
- the thrC gene encoding threonine synthase translates to MATESFPNYRGDLHYNCLGCGAKLAIDELYYTCPECGSVFILQDDNFESLKKTSGEEWRKIFDERASTKNDKLRGIFRFYELFAPVIEEEDILYLGEGNTPIVSSSPALNEVTGVKTAFKNDGQNPSASFKDRGMACAFSYLNALVRKNKWDQVLTVCASTGDTSAAAALYASYLGGPVKSVVLLPQGKVTPQQLAQPLGSGATVLEIPGVFDDCMKVVEHLADNYRVALLNSKNAWRILGQESYAFEVAQWYDWDLKDKCVFVPIGNAGNITAIMAGFLKMYDLGIIETLPRIFGVQSEHADPVYRYYAVDDPKERNFEPVAVRPSVAQAAMIGNPVSFPRVKYFAERYEAISGKQGFQVVHVREQDIIEGMLLANSKGHIACTQGGECFAGLLQARKLGLIADHEAAILDSTAHQLKFIGFQNMYYENEFPEEYEITPDSSRGNKPELVIEPEVKTSSTPAEYTTKAAEKVVKMLGLEKK
- a CDS encoding TlyA family RNA methyltransferase; the encoded protein is MPKKERADQILFSNGHTESREQAKRLIMAGQVHYLKDGQKLPVDKPGQQLPPDIEMVVKGQDRFVSRGGYKILTAIKELGLDPQGMVVLDAGASTGGFTDCLLQFGAKKVYAADVGYGQLHWKLRQDERVVNIERVNLRHAEADLIPEKVDLIVCDVSFISLTKVLPPLMRFLKEGGEIVTLVKPQFEVGPGMTDKGVVRDESLRQQMVDMIVNFAETELGLHLKGVKPSSIKGPKGNQEYLTYFVG
- a CDS encoding OmpP1/FadL family transporter, translating into MKNFFKAKLLYCALLTFCFAMVTVCSGKVYASGFALYEWSARGNALGGTLVARADDPSAVAYNPAGITQLNGTQTLAGFTTLTLTNSLITNYGGDEKNESLKEQYYLAPHAYLTHQINDNAWFGLGLYSKYGLGTKYSETWRGRYSSYDTSIETYSVNPNLAYKFNKYFSAAIGMELMYVKADLRCKRDPTGVNNPDSSGATDIDQRIRVDGITPGFNAALRVTPNDQWAIGFVYRSQMNHHAKGDVTYDSPAGISSPLYFNDTNVTMAMSTPNTYSIGVAYKPFENFSIEGDAIFSQWSSFKNLSYRFESATAIGRKEADVAKKWSDVWRFQLGVEYSPVEDLDLRVGYVYDQSPIRDGYEDYMMPTNDRQIISTGVGLHFGETVLDLSYSYLWMKDRKIEARAGSGVLDTTSTNNQSHMFAASLKCTF
- a CDS encoding DUF4139 domain-containing protein; its protein translation is MKFRLFSLLIMLFMFSAQSVSAQMRVVFFPTGAEVTSSSIFTVSKDSGESILNLKLPGHARPETLTVSSSVPGISVTDIIWTRDNISETPAVAAVRKDLDKAVVDRDSIAAKIKAVDGGIAYWSQGNAGDASRPVLSEKLSDMVVANLSEYYSQKSKLTRSLAVQQKKVEELQAKLREVSGKNLGVWKVKVSVSGLTAPKAEFTLKYMVDGCGWSPVYSLDANPDSKQVNFRFDAKVRQAAGFDLKNTEVELATVRPGSRISPPYLPNWNIRPDRVMDNAPVVGRGVMMVQEAAVKRSKNTYSAPSVQHKATYSLWKLGKRNIPAGESRLFNMSKEVWNADFSYLTRPSLGSEVFVSASVTHAEAKDLPRGTAFIYMEGTMLGSIQLDLTGKTVEMFFGSDPLLKAEFKTIQKASGEKGLFGSDQTYSWKYAMTITNSRNSARKIKVEEPFPVVGDKRIEIETESKPKAETENRKFVWEIEIPASSKSSIEYGVELKAPEDMKLDLGIGR